The sequence CGGCTATGACGCTGCTACCGTTAAACACACCAGATCCTAACGGTGTACCAGACACACCAGGTGCGATATCTGCAGCCGAATTAGGTAAGTTGGCATTGACACTACCATACAAAGCTCTCAAATCCAATTGATTGGAGATGCTAAAAATAAATCCGGCTGCTGATGCTAAACCTGAACCGGAAGTACCGCCAGAAACTCGAACTACAGGGTTCAAACCAGCAAAGCGAGAAATTGATTCTTGTCCTTCACCATAAAAGGGTGAAATTGCAGGGAAAGCATCGGAAGTTTCGGCTGCAGTTCCAGCAAATAATGTTAATTTGTCAGCGACGGGAAAGATATAAAGTAATTTGTAGAGTTGCAGTGAATTAGCACTGATACTCGCTAAATTCTTCACATCAAGTCCCGGAAATTGAGGCTCAAAACTGGTACGAGCGCTGCTAGAACTGAGTAGGGGGGAAGCTAATCCTAAAGATTCTTGAACACTACCAGTACCATTGACTCCACCCAAAAAATTATGAGCTTGTAAACCAGTAATTAGTAAGTCTTTACCTGTGAAGCTAGTGGTTAAATTTAATCTAACTCTAGTTGCCAAGATAGCATTAGGATCGTTACGTCCAGGAGCGCCGCCAGTAGCAGCAACTCCTGCCATAATAACTTCGCCATTCAGTTTAGTAGTTGTGGAAAACTGCTGGGCTTCTAATGTGGCTGTGCGACTTTCTAAAGCATCTACTCTACCCCTCAAAGTTGCTAGTTCTGCTGAAAATTCTTCTTGCAATTTCTGCAAAGTTGCTAAGTCGTTTTTAGTGACTAAATCAGTAGTTGCTGTGGCGATTAATTCATTAACTCTATCTAAACAAGCGTTTAAACCTGCAGCAAATTCATAACGAGTTAAAGCTCGATTTCCCCGATAGGTGCTGTTAGGATAACCGGCGATGCAACCGTAGCGTTCGACGAGAGATTGCAGTGCTTGAAAAGCCCAATCGTTGGGCTGGACATCAGATAATTGTGAAACAGATGTTACTTGTGCCAAACTTGCAGGTGTGGCTATGGGTTGAGATGATGTAACGGGATTTGTGTTGATACTATTATCAGTAGCTGCTGATATTTCCGGTTTATTATTTTCTTTTTGCTGGTCAATCTTTTCTGGATTAGGAATTGCTTGTACAGGTAACAATCCTAAAAATAAAGATAGAAAACTTGCGCCACCAGCACAAGCTAGTAGATATATGTTCATTGCCACTCCTCACAGATACATACAAAATTTGACCGCAAAAATATTAATAATACTTTTGTGGTGAATCAAAAATTAGGCAGATTTCGTAACAAATAGTTGCTGAATATGCCGTAATTTTTATGAATAAACCTAATTTATTTTAAATTAATTTAGTAACCGTCACACAAGTAAATATCACAAATATTTATAAGGTATACATTGAGGTTAGGGGCTAGGAACTAGGGGCGCTTAGGCTAGCTAGCGTGTGCCTCATGTAATTGGGAACTGCCATACATACATTAAATACTATTGAGTGCCACAAGTAATAAGAAGATGATTTGTAATTTCGATAGTTACCATTCGAGTTAGCAAATCATGTATGATTCACAATTGAAAACAAGCATATATTGCAACTGATGAAAATAGGCAGTTTATGAAAATCAACAATTGTCAATGAGATTAATCAAACACCGCCTACTGTGGGCTATTTTGCTTTTGGTGACAGCATTGGTGATTACCCTGGGGCTTTCTCTGTCCCAAGGCGCAGTACCGTTGAGTTTAGCCCAATTAGGAGACGCAATTCTGCACCGGGGCGATCGCATTAATCAAACTATTCTCTGGGATTTACGTATCCCCCGAATTATGGCGGCGTTAATTGTTGGTGCGGCGTTGGGAATGTCGGGGGCGCTGTTACAAGGTATGTTACGCAATAGCCTCGCTGATCCGTTTATTTTGGGGATATCTGCGGGTGCGGGACTGGTGGTAATTGTGATGGTAACACTACAAGTCTTTGCAGCGGCGATTCCCTTAGCAGCTTGGCTGGGAGCAATTTTAACCTCAATTATCGTAATTTTACTGGGGCGTGTGGGGTCGGGAATTGCGGTGGAGCGGTTGATTTTGGGGGGTGTAGCGATTAGTTCTCTATTCGGGGCGGTGCAAAGTACACTGCTGTTGTTAGCCGAAGATGGACAAATTCAAATTGCGCTGAATTGGCTGATTGGTAGCCTGAATGGTCGGGGTTGGCAAGAAATTATCACGGCTGGCCCTTATATTATTGTGGCATTGTTGGGGGGATGTTTGCTGGCGCGGTCGGTGAATGTGCTGGCGTTGGGCGATGATTTGGCTGTGGGTTTAGGGGTTTCGTTAGTGCGATCGCGTCTTTTAATTGGTGGTGTCGCCACTTTATTAGCTGCGGGAGCAGTTAGCATCGGCGGTTTAATTGGGTTTGTGGGGCTGGTTGTTCCTCATGGTGTCCGCTTGATTGTGGGTACTGATCACCGCTTTGTGCTTCCACTTTCCGCCCTTGCTGGTGCTTGGCTACTCACCTTTGCAGATTTACTCTCCAGATTGGGAGCGATAGAATTACCAGTGGGTTCGGTGACGGCTTTGTTGGGTTCACCGTTGTTTATTTGGTTACTTTATCGTCGTTCGGCTGGGTTTAAGGAGTAAACTACCCACACTGACCTTGCGGTACAGTGTGGGCTTTCAGTAGCCCTGAAGAGTCAGTGCTGAGAGAACAACACAAACGGTTCGAGCCTCCGGGCTGGCTTACGAACAGCCCCAATAATTCAATCATTTTTGCTCCGTTCAAATCGGCATCGCTGGACAAGCCGCAATTACCGCACTTGAACTTCTTAACAGAGCGCAAACCAATGTGTAGGCATCGGTTACAGGTTTGAGAAGTGTAGGCAGGAGGAACGGCAACAACTTCCACACCATCCCGAAATCCTTTGTATTCCAGAAACATTCGCAACTGATAGAACGCCCATGAGTTACTTCTGCGGCGTTCTGTCTTGTTGCGTGGATGAAGGTTTGTCCTTTCACGGATACCTGTCAAATCCTCAATCGCTACAAGTGCTTGTTCACTTTTGGCTTGCTGAATGATTGTTTTGCTAATGTTGTGGTTTACCCACGATTGAAATCGTCTCTCTCGCCCCGATAGCCGTGCCAAGACCTGCCGACATCTACGCCGACTAGACCTTGTGCGTGTGGAAGCTTTTTGTTGGAGAGACGCTCTGACTCGGCTATATTTATCCCTGGTTTCGGTTAAGGATGAGGCTTTTGACATGAACCAATGGACATCTCTAAAAATTAATTCTGTATTACCCAAAATTATTGGTAGGGGCGAACGGCCGTTCGCCCTTACATCATTTCTGGAGATATCTAATAGGTTACATTAGGAATTTTCCATGTTGAATTGTTTATGAAACTACCCTCGTACATGCTGATAGGATTATTTCTGAGTCTACTCCTGAGTGTTGTGCCGTTTTCAGAAACTTTGCTCCAAGCGGCTACACCTACAGCAGTTACGCCTGTATCCGGTGTTGCTCTCACTCAGGGAGTGCAAAAAACATTACTGGATAATGGTTTAACTGTACTCACTAAGGAAGTCCATACCACTCCGGTGGTGAGTGTACAGGTTTGGTACAAAGTTGGTTCGCGGAATGAGGTGAAGGGAGAAAGCGGTATCTCTCACCAGTTGGAGCATTTGATGTTTAAAGGTACTACTGAGCGTCCTGTACAGTTTGGTCGGCTTTTTAGTGCTTTGGGTAGTCAATTTAATGCTTTTACCAGCTACGATGAAACTGTATATTTTGGCACAGTGCAGCGTGATAAACTACAGGCGCTGTTGACCTTAGAAGCCGATCGCATGAAAAATGCTCTCGTTGGTAGCGACCAACTCCAAAGTGAAAAGCGGGTGGTGGTTTCTGAGTTACAAGGTTATGAAAACTCACCCAGCTATCGTTTGGATCGAGCGGTGATGCGAGATGCTTTCCCTAACCGAGCTTATGGTTTACCTGTGGGAGGAACAAAGGCTGATGTGGAAAAATTCACTCTCCAACAGGTGCGGAATTATTACCAAACCTACTACAGTCCGGAAAATGCCACTTTGGTGATTACTGGCGATTTTACTACCAAACCAGTACTCAAAGTAGTTAAAGAAACTTTTGGTCAGCTATCACCAAGAGTTAAAGAGAGCGCCAACACCAGGAGACGCAGAGAGATAATTTCCGCCTCGACAGCACAAAAAGCGCCAATTGTGCTCAAGCAACCGGGGAGTGTGGGACTTTTGCAAGCTGTGTATCCTTTACCAAATATTCAGCATCCTGATGTGCCGGCGATCGATTTGATGGATACTATCCTCACGGGGGGTCGCAGTTCTCGGCTGTATCAAGCTTTGGTGGAATCTGGACTAGCTAGCTCAGTGAACGCTAGTGCTGCAGAATTGATTGAACCGGGTTGGTATGAAATTCGCGCGACAGCGGCTCCTAGTCAAGAATTAAGTAAAATTGCTCAATTTTTGCAGGCGGCGTTGTCAAAACTGCAACAGCAACCAGTAACTTTAGAAGAATTAAACCAAGCGAAGACACAATTACAAGCTTCGTTTATTTTGGGGAATCAGGATATTACCAGTCAGGCTAGCCAATTAGGGTATAGTCAGACGATCGCTGGAGATTATCGCTATATTGAACGATATTTGAGTGCGATCGCTCAAGTTACTCCCCAAGATGTCCAACGGGTAGCGCAGACTTACCTCAACCCAGCCAAACAAACTGTTGGCTTTTTTGAACCGACTCAACCAGATGGTCAACCGGGGAGTTCTGGTGGTGGTTCTGGTCGCACTTTGGAAAACTTCAGCCCTGGTCAACCTGTAGACCCCGCCGAATTGGCTAAATATCTCCCCCCAACAACCTCTGCGACTACTGCTAATCAGCAACCGCTACCGGAGCAGTTTTCTTTAAAAAATGGGTTGCGAGTGCTATTGTTACCTGACAAAAGTGTCCCCACTATTAACTTGAGTGGACAAATTGAAGCTGGGAGCGAGTTTGATGGAAATCAAAAAGCGGGATTAGCGAATCTCACTGCTAACAATTTGATGAATGGGACAAAAACCCAAGATGCTTTAACTTTGGCGAAAATCTTAGAAGACCGGGGAGCTGGTCTGGATTTTGCTGCTAGTCGGGAAGGGGTGAACATTAGCGGTCAAGGTTTGTCGGCTGATTTACCTTTATTAGTGCAAACTTTGGCGAATGTACTTGAAGATGCTACCTTCCCCAGCAACCAGCTAGAACTAAGTCGTCAACGGGCGCTGACAAGTCTGCGATCGCAATTAGATGACCCCAACGGATTAGGGAGACGGGTATTTCAACAAGCAATTTACCCGGAAAGTCATCCTTTTTATAGCTTCCCTACAGCCGAAAGCTTGAAAAGTATTACTCGTGATGATGTGCTGGGCTTTTATGAAAAACATTATCGCCCGGATACAACGACGATCGCTTTTGTGGGTGATTTTGATCCAGTTAAGGTGAAAGCTTTGCTCAATCAGACTTTTGGCAGATGGCAAGCTACAGGTAAAGCACCGATGCTAAATTTACCTACAGTATCGCTACCATCGACGCTGACTCGTTTGAGCAAAGTTATTCCCGGTAAAGCCGAAGCTGTCACCTACATTGGTTATCGGGGAATATCACGGAAAGACCCGCGTTTTTATGCAGCTTTGGTGTTAAATCAGATTTTGGGTGGTGATACCTTGTCTAGTCGGTTGGGTACGGAAGTACGCGATCGCCAAGGATTGACTTATGGTATTTACAGCGGGTTCGCAGCGGGAGTTAATCCCGGCCCGTTCTTGATTCAAATGCAGACAGCACCTGGAGATACGCAAAAAGCGATCGCTAGTACTTTAGCTTTACTCAAACAGTTGCGTGAGCAAGGGGTGACTGCAGCAGAATTAAACACTGCTAAACGCTCTATCGTCAACAGCTACCCGGTAGAATTAGCTAATCCTAGCGATGTAGCTGGTATTATTCTCAATAATTCTGTCTACGGGCTTTCACAAGCCGAGTTGCGAGAGTTTCCTCAGCGAATTGAGAATGTGACTCTAGCAGACGTACAGCAAGCAATTCAGGAGTTAATTCAGCCAGAGAAACTGGTAATTGTTACCGCTGGGCCTTCCCAAGGGTAGTGGAGATTGTAGAGACGTTGGTTTGGCTTCGTCTCTACAACTATATGGGTTCCCTTCTCGTTGGGCGATCGCAAAAACTTAAGATTTTTTGTATTTTTATCACCTTGTTTTGCGTGATATACAGATAAAAAGTAAAAATAGTCAATTTAGATTAGATCAAACGAAATTAGGTGAAACAAATACTCAATCAGGTTTTGGTAGGAGCGATCGCTGCTGTTACTACCATTGCAGCTACAAATATATCACCCGCAGTCGCACAAAGTGACCCTAAATGTATTAGCCAAATTACGAATAAACCAGGGAAGTTATTTTCGGGAGATTGCATTCCCAATGCATTGTGGATTAATCCTGACTACGGCGCAGAATACGCTCGATTGATGCGAATAGCAATCAAAGCTGCTGCTAATAAAGATGATTATGATACAGCATTTATTAATTTCTCAAGAGCGCAAGGAATATCAGGAGTTACTGATTCTGAAGTCCGTCGAGCGCTATTAGGAGCTATTCTAGCAAAAGCAATTCAAAAAAATCCTGTGCAAGGCTATTTTCCTTCTAGAATTTGGCTGTTAGTGACTGGAGAATTCAGCGAAGGAGGATAGAGCAGATTAAGCTAAATCAAGCTGTTTTTTATCTACGATCAGACTCAAAATTCATGTCATTTAATATATCTCTGCTTTGCAAGCTTATGGCTGTTTTTTTGTCTCGATACAAATAATTCATCTTCTTGAATACGGTTATTACCCATTCCACCAACAATATTTTCCCCACAATATCTTATTGAGTTGCTACACTAGTTGGAAGCAAACATTGCGTTTGCTCCTCACACCATACCACTACCCTCTTGCTAATCATGCAAGGGGGTTTTTTTATTGGAGTGGCGCTAAATAGTAGATATTTTTTTAACGCTGAGGTTTTTGAAAGATAGTTAGCTATGTCTCTACATTCATTTTTCCATCAGGTTAATATATGTTGTGCTCCCGGACAAATTTTGTCACTGGATTTTATTCTGCAACTAGTGGCTGAGGAAATTCTCAATCCTGAATTTCGATTTATTTCCCTAAATTTGGGCAATATTGACCATGGGGTGCTGGTGGATACATTCAGGTTAAGTTTGAGTGAAAATTTCTCTATCTAATGGAGGAATTGATGTCACCCTGATAAATACTAAATAATTATATATTCCGATCACCTGACGAACTTTAACTATTAATCTCCCCTCTGCTAAATAGCTGTGGGGAATTTTTTTAGACTAATATTTCTCTATCTTAGGGAGGAATCTCGGCGGGGTCAGATTAGGATTAAATATGCTATGGGTTACAGTACATACATTGTGCTGGATCGGCGGACTCTACACCATCAGGAAATAATTTTTCTTGTTGAAAACTGCACTTTTGACATTGATATATGACAGCAGAAATCAAGTCGGTCGGTGCATAACACAGCGCACAAGGTAAACCCCTAACTCTTTCTCTAATTTCAAAACCGGGGGTAGAGCAATTAGGACAGCAACTCTTAATCTTGCTGACTAAGTTATGGGTGGCTTTGGCGATATTCTGCATCCGCGTGGGATTGTACAATGCTCGCATATCTGTTTCTAGATAAACTTTCCCATCTTGTGAGTTATCTAGAGCAAAGGTAACAGTTTCTCTGAGTTTTGCTTCTGTGGTAATACCTTTAACAATTTGTGGATGATCTTGATTTGATGGAGAGAAACTAACAATCAGTCCATGTTGAGGAAAACCAACTTTAGCTGCGAATTCTTCAGCTTCTTGGAGATTGTTAATTATTTGATGATTAAAGTTAGTTTCAATAGAAAATTCTTCGCCAATTATTTCTAGCTGATTTTTTTTATCTAATAAAATTACAATTTCTCGATTAGAGTAAACATAAGGTATGATTGGGTGGGGTGCAAAGCTACCTTCACTAGCGATCGCTAAAGTTTCTCCTGTAATTTCTAATGCTTTCTCGGCTTTCAATCTCGCTGCGATAATCTGCGTTCCTGGGCGCTTAACTTCTCTGGTAAATGTGCCAAAAATATCAGTATTAAAATCCTGGGGTACTATAATTTTAATTCCTAGTTCTTGCTGAAGAATAGGCGCGATCGCTCTATCTTTCTTGTGCATTGTGGCTAGTATACCTAAACGATTACTAAATAATGGCTGGTCGTTCACGGTTAGT is a genomic window of Fortiea contorta PCC 7126 containing:
- a CDS encoding iron uptake porin, which produces MNIYLLACAGGASFLSLFLGLLPVQAIPNPEKIDQQKENNKPEISAATDNSINTNPVTSSQPIATPASLAQVTSVSQLSDVQPNDWAFQALQSLVERYGCIAGYPNSTYRGNRALTRYEFAAGLNACLDRVNELIATATTDLVTKNDLATLQKLQEEFSAELATLRGRVDALESRTATLEAQQFSTTTKLNGEVIMAGVAATGGAPGRNDPNAILATRVRLNLTTSFTGKDLLITGLQAHNFLGGVNGTGSVQESLGLASPLLSSSSARTSFEPQFPGLDVKNLASISANSLQLYKLLYIFPVADKLTLFAGTAAETSDAFPAISPFYGEGQESISRFAGLNPVVRVSGGTSGSGLASAAGFIFSISNQLDLRALYGSVNANLPNSAADIAPGVSGTPLGSGVFNGSSVIAAQLTFKPSKSFDIGLNYANSYHQINILGTGLTSTDIGALPNVPLGTPVKLNSFGGTINWRLSPKIALAGYGAALFVDDSSSTVNASTTFTSWMVGLHFKDLLKPGNNAGLIFGQPLYDDAPRAGVINRAVPYHLEAYYRIRVSDNISITPGAFVLFNPEGNSNNETTAVGVLRSTFTF
- a CDS encoding DUF6671 family protein codes for the protein MNDQPLFSNRLGILATMHKKDRAIAPILQQELGIKIIVPQDFNTDIFGTFTREVKRPGTQIIAARLKAEKALEITGETLAIASEGSFAPHPIIPYVYSNREIVILLDKKNQLEIIGEEFSIETNFNHQIINNLQEAEEFAAKVGFPQHGLIVSFSPSNQDHPQIVKGITTEAKLRETVTFALDNSQDGKVYLETDMRALYNPTRMQNIAKATHNLVSKIKSCCPNCSTPGFEIRERVRGLPCALCYAPTDLISAVIYQCQKCSFQQEKLFPDGVESADPAQCMYCNP
- a CDS encoding FecCD family ABC transporter permease; translation: MRLIKHRLLWAILLLVTALVITLGLSLSQGAVPLSLAQLGDAILHRGDRINQTILWDLRIPRIMAALIVGAALGMSGALLQGMLRNSLADPFILGISAGAGLVVIVMVTLQVFAAAIPLAAWLGAILTSIIVILLGRVGSGIAVERLILGGVAISSLFGAVQSTLLLLAEDGQIQIALNWLIGSLNGRGWQEIITAGPYIIVALLGGCLLARSVNVLALGDDLAVGLGVSLVRSRLLIGGVATLLAAGAVSIGGLIGFVGLVVPHGVRLIVGTDHRFVLPLSALAGAWLLTFADLLSRLGAIELPVGSVTALLGSPLFIWLLYRRSAGFKE
- a CDS encoding transposase; the protein is MSKASSLTETRDKYSRVRASLQQKASTRTRSSRRRCRQVLARLSGRERRFQSWVNHNISKTIIQQAKSEQALVAIEDLTGIRERTNLHPRNKTERRRSNSWAFYQLRMFLEYKGFRDGVEVVAVPPAYTSQTCNRCLHIGLRSVKKFKCGNCGLSSDADLNGAKMIELLGLFVSQPGGSNRLCCSLSTDSSGLLKAHTVPQGQCG
- a CDS encoding M16 family metallopeptidase, with translation MKLPSYMLIGLFLSLLLSVVPFSETLLQAATPTAVTPVSGVALTQGVQKTLLDNGLTVLTKEVHTTPVVSVQVWYKVGSRNEVKGESGISHQLEHLMFKGTTERPVQFGRLFSALGSQFNAFTSYDETVYFGTVQRDKLQALLTLEADRMKNALVGSDQLQSEKRVVVSELQGYENSPSYRLDRAVMRDAFPNRAYGLPVGGTKADVEKFTLQQVRNYYQTYYSPENATLVITGDFTTKPVLKVVKETFGQLSPRVKESANTRRRREIISASTAQKAPIVLKQPGSVGLLQAVYPLPNIQHPDVPAIDLMDTILTGGRSSRLYQALVESGLASSVNASAAELIEPGWYEIRATAAPSQELSKIAQFLQAALSKLQQQPVTLEELNQAKTQLQASFILGNQDITSQASQLGYSQTIAGDYRYIERYLSAIAQVTPQDVQRVAQTYLNPAKQTVGFFEPTQPDGQPGSSGGGSGRTLENFSPGQPVDPAELAKYLPPTTSATTANQQPLPEQFSLKNGLRVLLLPDKSVPTINLSGQIEAGSEFDGNQKAGLANLTANNLMNGTKTQDALTLAKILEDRGAGLDFAASREGVNISGQGLSADLPLLVQTLANVLEDATFPSNQLELSRQRALTSLRSQLDDPNGLGRRVFQQAIYPESHPFYSFPTAESLKSITRDDVLGFYEKHYRPDTTTIAFVGDFDPVKVKALLNQTFGRWQATGKAPMLNLPTVSLPSTLTRLSKVIPGKAEAVTYIGYRGISRKDPRFYAALVLNQILGGDTLSSRLGTEVRDRQGLTYGIYSGFAAGVNPGPFLIQMQTAPGDTQKAIASTLALLKQLREQGVTAAELNTAKRSIVNSYPVELANPSDVAGIILNNSVYGLSQAELREFPQRIENVTLADVQQAIQELIQPEKLVIVTAGPSQG